In Lepidochelys kempii isolate rLepKem1 unplaced genomic scaffold, rLepKem1.hap2 scaffold_140, whole genome shotgun sequence, the sequence gaggatcaaaagCATCGCACGTTGGGAAAAAATCCACAAAGACCAACAGACTACATTTTTGCTTTCAATTCTACATGTGAAGGTATTAATATACAGACAAATTTAATAATAGAGATATGAATTGTAATTGGAACTTTTAAAGACTTTTATTATCAAACACCTAGAGCCTGTCAGATTTCTTTTCAGCAGAATGTAAGAACTGAAATATAAGTTAGAATTTGAACTCTTTAAGGAATTAACTCTCAGTCTAGTCAGACATCTAGATCCAGTCAGAGAAAAAGAAGGGGGACAATGACTTTGCAACAGAAATCAGAAATGTTTGCAGGGTTTAGCAAGCAACAACTAATTTCTTTTCAGGTAAAAACTACTGTAAACTGGAAATTGCACATTGCAAACCAAAGAATACTGGGATTTGCAGATTTcaaaaaaaatgaaaccaaataTCTGAGTATCGGAGATACTTTCcctgaacatttttgtttagttcAAAAACTCGTTTTCCTACAAAAAACCTCATTTTCCTACTactacaaaaaaaatctaaatttccaAACATCTCTAATTTGGAATGGAGCTTTAAACAAGGGAAGGGAACACTAATACTGTTCAATAATACCATaatttcaaaaccattttttctctTGAAACTGGGTTTGTTTCTGTGTCAAAGGGATAATTACTGGAAGGTCAAAATTGAATAAGCAGCAGAGCTGATAGCCACAGTTGATATGTTATGCACACCAGCACCTTTAGACTCAGAGTTGAACCACCAGTTAAAGCCAGTCTATCTCAATGTTGCCAAAGGACATACAGGAGGTAAATGGGACTAGAACCCATATTTCCAGGATTTCCTTGGAAGTTAACAAGATAGACACAGGCCCAGGATTACAAAGGGTTTAAGCACCTAAAGAAGGAGAAAGGCACCTTTGGGGATTTACAATAGCATCTGAGCAGGTTAGGTGCTATCTTTTAATCACAGGTTtcatagtaacagccgtgttagtctgtatttgcaaaaagaaaaggagtacttgtggcaccttagagactaaccaatttatttgagcatgagctttcgtgagctacagatccgatgaagtgagctgtagctcacgaaagcttatgctcaaataaattggttagtctctaaggtgccacaagtactccttttctttttatcttttaatCGTGGCCCACAGATAACACAGAAGCTTGGCTGGAATCAGGGAACCCCGGTGGCGATTGTACTCCCTGTGTTATGCTGGGGTCAGACTACAGGGTCTGAATGGCCCTTTTGGCGTTATCACCTTTGTTTCTGTGCCCTTGCCTCTGAATCTCTGCTTCTGAGCTCTGCAGGGCTCCAGGGCGTGAGTCTTGCTAACCCTCAGGAAATAGACGTGGATAAATCACCTTCCCACAGCATCAGTCCTTTAATGTCAGTGCAGCTCAATGCCAGCTACTCACAGCTCGTCTGCAGAGAGCAATTGAGTCTAGTTCAATCGCTGAATGAGGCTGAAAGGATTCTCAGATACCTGTGCCCTTAGCTTCTAGATTCTGCTATATAGATAGATAGTGACCAAAAAATCCTAGTGCTGGATGACTGAATGTGTCTTCCGTTGGGAAAAAGACACAAAGGTTAGCACAGGAAGTTTGCTATTTCAATTAAATGTGTTGGGGGATCAACATACAGGGAAGAATTAAGATGATAAATATGAATTACAATATGAACTGGTTAAGACCTTTCCCATCAGTTTAATCAAATACCTACTGCTGACTGGAATTTTTCCTCCCATCAGGAAAATTTTTACTTTTCACTGAACACCCTAAATCCATTCCCCGCTCCGCCCCCCCCAGTTTTTGGCAAATGAAAAGTTTctgctgaaaactgattttttttattccaaaaccaatatagtttgtttttttaagttttcattttttttttaacaaaacaatcCCAAAATGTTTGAGAAAAGCAGACAGATTCTGAGATGTGTTGTTAATTATCTTAAAAACCAATCTCCATTAAAAAGAACACAgctgaaaatttccaaccagcctCTATGCACAGAGTTTGGGGTGGAAAAATGACAGATGAGCTGCTATTTATGATGCTGGGTGAGTCAACATCATATTGCCCTGGAAAGTGAGAATCAGGCTGTGTTAGAATTTTAGTTGATCAGTTTCATACCCAAGTTGTGAGAATTGTTGGGTTTGGAGTGTGCTTTGTTCCATCCTTCATATTGCATTTTATCAAGCCACaccttgggccaaatcctcagatgAGATAAAGTGAcgaagctccattgactttaaaggagcTGACCTAATTTACACTAGTGTGGTAACGTGACTCCTTGATTGTCAGAGGCGAGGAACACTAACAACACCTACTCATTGTAAGTGATGAGTTCTGTGCACCTTTGACATTCATAGAATGAGATATTAGGGAAAGGGGAATCAGAGCCATTCCCTCTGTCGCTCTAATCCTGACCATTGTCTTTCTCATTCCCTCCACAAGACATCGCACAGTGTACTGCGGAAGAAAATGTCCAACCAAACTGCCGTGACCGAGTTCCTTCTCCTGGGATTCTCTGACATTCAGGAGCTGCAGATTTTACACTTTGTGGTGTTTCTACTGCTTTACCTGATATCCCTGCTGGGAAACCTTCTCATCATCACAGCCATAGCCCTTGACCAccaccttcacacccccatgtacttcttcctgatgAATCTGTCCATCCTAGACCTCAGCTCCATCTCTGTCACCATTCCCAAATCCATGGCCAGTTCCCTCACGAACACCAGATCGATTTCTTATTCTGGATGTGTCACCCAAGTCTTTTTCTTCATCTTCTTTGCTGAAACCGACTTTGTCTTACTCACCATCATGGCATACGATCGATACGTCGCCATCTGCAAACCACTGCACTATGAGACTATAATGAACAGGAGAGCTTGTGTCCAAATGGCAGCCAGTGCCTGGATCACTGGAATTCTCTACTCTGCACTGCACACTGGGATCACCTTTGAAATCTCCTTCTGTGGAGGCAACGTGGTGGATCAGTTCTTCTGTGAAATCCCCCAGCTCCTCAATCTCGCCTGCTCTGACTTGTACCTCATTGAAGTTGGGTTTCTCATCTTTAGTTCATTCTTAGGCTTAAGCTGCTTTCTTTTCATCATTGTGTCATATGTTCAGATCTTCAAAGCAGTCCTGAGAATCCCCTCTAAGAAGGGTGAGcataaagccttctccacctgcctccCTCACCTCACCGTGGTATCCTTGTTCTTTAGtactgctgcctttgcctacctGAAACCCACCTCCAGCTCAACCTCAGGTCTGAATCTCATAGTGGCTGTTCTCTATTCTGTGTTGCCACCAATGATGAATCCGATCATCTACAGCATGAGAAACAAAGAGATCAAAGGTGCACTGAGTAAACAGATTGGTTGGAGGTTATTCACTAAGAACAAAATGTCCATATGTCTCCTTCGGTAGCAATTTCATTCTgtatttctttataaataaaatctgACGACATTATTGCCTCCATGAGAAAATACTGTGCGCTCTGTTTATGCGGAATTGGGTATTTGCACTAGTAAAGATAGAGACAAACATGACTCAGGAAAAAAAGGCGTTTCTATAggtttacaccaatgtaaataagATTGGAATATATCATATACTGTTACCGATCACCATACTACCTGAGACCCTTGCCTATAAAATCAGTAGCCATAGCAGAGTCCCTGGTGAGATCTTTGCCTCTTCTTATATTTTGGGATAAAAACTCAGATGGAGGTATCGATGCATTTGttctttgtgttttttgtttgtttgtcttatTTTTGCTTAACTGGTTGATtggtggtttggtttgtttgtttgttttaggagGTTTTGGAGGTGGAAAGGCCTGAGAAGATGGTGAGTGTTTGGTGAGACGGGATTTTCAATGTTTGTCCCTTCTTGGGAGTATCCATATGTCATCTCTTTGATGGGTTTTCTGAGCGAACTGAAGGTTTGCTCCCCACAATGACAAAAGTGTGCAAAAGAGGATTATGCATGGCTTAGTTCCTACTGACATGATTATGTGTAGATTGTTGGGATATTATTGTATTATTAAAgatatgtgtcataaatataaagggaagggtaaccacctttctctgCACAGTGCTATagaatccctcctggccagagacaaaaccctttcacctgtaaagggttaagaagctaagataacctcgctggcacctgaccaaaatgaccaatgaggagacaagatactttcaaagctggagggtggggggaacaaagggtatgtctgtctgggtgatgcttttgccaggaagagatcaggaatgcagctcagaactcctgtaaaaagttagtaagtaatctagctagaaatgcattagatttcttttgtttaatggctggtaaaaaatagctgtgctgaatggaatgtatattcctggttttgtgtctttttgtaacttaaggttttgcctagagggatgctctatgttttgaatctgattaccctgtaaggtatttaccatcctgatttttagagAGGtcattcttttaccttttctttcattaaaattcttcttttaagaacctgattgctttttctttgttcttaagatccaagggtttgggtctgtgttcacctgtacaaattggtgaggattttgatcaagcctttcccaggaaagggggtgtaggtcttggggggatattttgggggaagacatctccaagtgggctctttccctgttctttgtgtaacacgcttagtggtggcagcatagggttcaaggacaaggcaaagtttgtaccatgaggaagtttttaacctaagctggtaagaataagcttagggggtctttcatgcaggtccccacatctgtaccctagagttcagagtggggaaggaaccttgacaatatgtaaggcatctttttattattttaacctAAATGAgtatagcatcatagaatattagggttggaagagacctcaggaggtcatctagtccaatcccctgctcaaagcaggaccaacgccgACTATATCACCCCagtcaaggctttgtcaagccaggccttaaaaacctctgaggatggagattccaccacctccctaggtaaccctcctagtgaaatagtgtttcctaatatcccacctagacctcccccactgtaacttgagaccactgctccttgttctgtcatctgccaccactgagaacagcctagctccatcctctttggaaccccccttcaggtcgttgaaggctgctatcaaatcccccctctctcttctcttctgcagactaaataaccccagttccctcagtctctcctcataagtcatgtgccccagcccactaatcattttcgttgctctccactggactctctccaatttgtccacatccgttCTGTTGTGGGGATGTAAAAACAGTGTCATTCTTGCTATGCTGGAAAGACTGTTTTAAAGTAAGTGACATGAACACTGGAGTCTGGGGTCTTCTTGTCTTCTTGTCTGGGGTCATTTTGTTATAGCCCTGGTGTAAGTGGGCAAGTGCCATCATGTGCACTGATCTGGTGTTCCATATGCCTTCCCGTGTAGATGTACTCACACCCAAGCTGAGAAAGGATCTCAGAAGTTGGCCTGTTAGTAGTATTAGAATATCATCTTTGTGCATGGTTGTGTACACTTCATATATGACAGACAAAAGCAGAGTATGTGATTAgctagagagacagacagacaggaccaTTCCTTGTCCTAACCCACAACCTCATTTAATGATAATGATAGATTTCTATTTGATTGTAAATTACATGAGCTAGCTAGctagtgtgacaaagtttctcctctaccttggtgggtcttgcgcttattggcggatttgttTGCCTTTGaacttcacggcagccctcagtttggccgttttcatgaacccacagtccagggcaactcctcctgtgtctgatcaggagttgggaggtttggggggaagcCGGGCTCGCCCTCGactccagggccctgtggaatgcagctgtctagagtgcctcctggaacagctgtgcgacagctacaactccctgggctacttccccatagcttcctcccaacaccttctttatcctcaccataggaccttcctcctggtgtctgataatgcttgtattcctcagtcctcccacagtccacattctcactcctagcgcctcttgctcccagctccttacacgtgcaccacaaactgaagcgagctcctttttaaacccaggtgccctgattaacctgccttaattgattctagcagcttcttgattagaacacctgcagccaatcagcctatctgtcttaattgtctccagaaggttcctgattgttctggaaccttccctgttaccgtacccaggggaaagggacctacttaacctggggctaatatatctgccttctactactctcctgtagccatctggctcgaccctgtcacactagatAATGAATAATCTATGGAAATTATTGTGCAAATTATTGTGCTTCTTTTCCTGTTAATGATTGTCTATGTCCAGATCATGATTTTCTTATAAATACTCCTTATTACACATTATTTCACAAAGATTTTGTATGACTATATCTTACTCCATCGCTCATTTACAAACAGCTCATCCTAACGCACTTAGTGTTTGAACTTTGAGCTGTTTTGACCAGATACATTTCTAACATACTCTGGTTTGCTTGGAAGTATCACAGacaggttggaagagacctcaggaggccatctagtccaatcccctgctcaaagcagggccaacaccaactaaatcatcccagacaaggCTTAGTCAAGCCGGGCCTCAGGCCAATGCTCAGCTGatttaaattggcatagctctattgaagtcaatagatctctgagaatttacaccagctgaggatctggtccaaacaCTCATGATTATGAATTTAAAACTCATTTCCTTTGAATATTCTCTACAATGGTCCTGATTCCGCAGCCACTTCaacatgttcttaactttaaccaTATGAGTGGCCCCATTGAAGGTTTAAAGGTAAACTCATGTTTAAGTCCCTGTTGAATATGGGTTAGGGATATGGATAGGGCTTAAGGATAACCCCAAACTGGTGTCAGACCCTGACACTCTTTCCATTTCTCTCCTTTCCCAGTCAAATAAAGCCCTGCAATTGGTGCATTGGAATTACTCTCCCCGTCTGGCTTCTTTCAAAAATTAGGATTCTGGGACCTGATGTGTCAGTGACTTTTGGCACCACACCGATGAAtggagtagagagagagagagcaacattGACAAGGACTTGCACAGAGAAAGGATGCTGTGCCACTGTCCATGTCGTCAGTGTTAGGGGTATTCTGATGTGAGGCTCCCACAGTCACtccagttgaagctgttccagtctggaaaaataattaaagagtTATTGGAGCAGGGGGTCTGGACACGgggtctcccaggtgagtgctttgACCACCAGGCTACAGGGTAATTCTcatgtgctctctctccctctttgacGCAATGATTCTTTAATGATttaatccaaagtggaacagcctgaacaggagaggttgagggagccCCACGTCGGAATATCCCACAGCCCAGTGATTAGGACACTCACCCAAAAGGTGGCAGATCCCCCTTCAgatcccttctcctcctcaggcagaggggggatttgaactgGGAGTTTCCCCATGGCCAGgtaagtaccctaaccactgggctaaaagttaaacAGGAGGGCCTTCTCCTTCTCACACAAAACACCAGAGGTGCTTGACCCAAGGAGAGGGTTCCCAGTTATGCATCACAAGCAGGGATAGGCGCCACCCAACAGTTCGACATAGGCAACTATCTCTGTGAGGGGACGGAGCGTGGCACACCCGCGTCTAGTCATCATCTCCCAGTGGTCAGGTTAGGCACCTCCCCACTGCCTGCTGGCAACTGTGGATCCCATTTAGGTGTttacctctccccattcattgaaCAGGGAGCCTGGGCTCCGAACACAAGCTTTAGGAATCATGGGGATTTTCTAAGTGCCTAAATGTTAGGTGCTGCAATGCTCATCGTTAGAATACCTAAAGgcaacatttttaaaggtatttaggttcctggtgggattttcaaaagcacttaggtacctaaatccaacTGAAATCAAAGCGTGTTTTGAAAGTCCTACTAGATGCTTAAATACCTtaaaaaaatcaggccctaattccttctgtgaatctagccctgagtGTCTGATATCCCCGAAGAGGCTTTAACAATATCATCCCAGAAGACTGAAGACAGATCCAAAAACCATATTTCTGAGCCCTTCCTAACACTGAAGGACTTTGTAAACTGCAGCCATACCCAGACATGGGTTCTACAAATGgccctgtccctttaaaatgAGCCAGACACAGACCCCAGGACCAAAGACTCATGAGTTTGAGGTTTTAAAATATAAGGCTGCTCCCATCTCAGCTGAGATAGGGACCACCTCACCTCTAGATCATGCAGAACAATCTGGTCCCAGCAGGGTACACGAGAAAGGCTGATAGTCATTGGATAGCTGACAGTCAGTGGTAGCTGGGTAGCTTTGAAAATGAGGCCTCTTTGAAAATGCCAGCTGAGGGCTTTGTCAAGTGGAAAATGATCTATTGTCAGATTTTACAAATGGCCCCTCTCTTCATCATTGGCCAAACAGAAACATCCATCCCTGAGCTGTGCACTGTTCAACATCCAGCCTTGCCTTCATCACTGCCTAGGGGTGCACAGGGACCATTTCCCCGCTAGGCTGCTAGTGACTATGTTGGCATAAGCATCAAAGTTTGTGCCTTGTGATGGCTTCATGGTGGTCTTAAGAAATGGACTGGGGGTCTTTGTGCGGTTCCTAGAAGACGTGTCCCCAACACACAAACATCAGCATCACTggaaatagatttcagagtaacagccgtgttagtctgtattcgcaaaaagaaaaggagtacttgtggcaccttagagactaaccaatttattagagcataagctttcgtgagatgcatctgatgaagtgagctgtagctcacgaaagcttatgctctaataaattggttagtctctaaggtgccacaagtcctccttttctttttggaaatagaTTTGCATCCTTGTGCTCCATTACTATAGAGAGGTTCAGAAGTATGCAGAAAGGAATCCTCTGTCCTATATAGCAAGGGTCCCTCCACGGCAGGGAAGAAGCACACGTCCAGGGAGTGGGGAGCGAGGGAAGATCACACAGCTGCCACCTGGGCTTCTATATGTACTACTGAAAAATGTCAGACTTCAGAACCTTGGGCTAATCATCTGGCCGCTTAGGGTTAGGGTGGTGCAAAGAAACTTAGGATACAAGGGGACAAGACAGAAATCTCTGTATATTAAGTCTGTGATATTCAAAGGGGTCTAAGGACATTAgttgcctaactcccattgtgcAGTCAATGGGAGATGGGCACATAATTCCCTGAAGCCACTCTGAAAATCCCTGTCACAGCTCATGGCCCGCAGTGAAAGTTCACTGTACGGTTCCAGATTCTGCAGCACCCACAGTCCCTTGTGTCTGCTCTAATTGCACAGGATGCTGGAGAGTCAGTCACTGGTTCCTCCAGAGGGCCAAGCCCATTCCTGGGGTCTCTCCAAGGAAATCAGTGATTTTGCACCCAGGATACATTGGGTCCcttctgctgagctgttttcTACTCTCTCCCCTGCTAATGCCCCCTGGGGATAATCACAGCTCTGTGCTCCTCACAGGGGTTTCCTAGGGGATGCCCCACTTGGTCTGATTGCTTTGGTTGCTCTCAGTAACTGAATCCCTGGGCTGATGTTATGTCCCTGGCACACCATGCTGGGTGCACCACGCTGCAGCAGGGCCTGGGAATAGATTGTGCCCCAATAAGGCAACTTGAGAGAGCAGGACTGTCCCTCGCCTTCGGCCCCTGAACATCTGAGAGGAGCTGAGGTCTCAGTTCACACCCCATTTCCATGTGGAAGCTACAAACATTGTCGAGCAGGATGGGACAGGCTAGCTCGGGAGATAAGAGATGAAGTCGCTGCTTTCACCTCTAAGTCACCTGTCCAAACCCAGCCCCACTGAGCAGGAGCCCAGGGCTAAATGAGCAAAAGCATTTTggtgcctaagtccaaaatttaCATCCTCAAAAGCTCTGGAGTTATGGGTGCGTGTGTGCCTGCCTGCTGGCCGGCTGATGTGAGCACTGCGTAAGGGCTCTTGGACATGATTTGAccctttctctctccactgtgtaataacagagctgatTACGACTCAATTGAGAGTTTTGTTGCAGACCAATAGAGCTAAAGCCACTAATAACCAGGTCTAAGCATGAGTCTTGCTTTAGGACAGTGTCTCTGGTGCATAAGGCTGCCCAGTCTGCACGATCAGTGAGGCTCCCCCaataacagctgaaatcactgagagctgtgttatgTGGCAGGACCTCAAGACATCCCAGAAGGTGCAGGAGGGCTGGCGGAGcagaggcaggggcagagcaaaTGCCCGGACAGCGGAGAGAGCAAGGTGCCTTTCTTTCCGTCCAGCAGGGTGGGCGGTGAACgccacagatgcacctctgaactctgggtcttcactgaccaaggacaacagcTGTGCGTGGGGTGCGGTGAAGGGATGGGCACGTTACTGGAATCTTTGACTGtgggacttaagaacctgaggcaaaaggacactgcccaacatactctggggtgggtgttttgctcatggtttatgttatgaatcctgcttgcagTGCTTTCCCAAGTTAATGCCAGgttcctttccccctttttactgtaagcagggtcaggatgagctccaccctgacacctggtggtgaggtgtggcaagttgtggaaaagaacttcaggggctgatctcatttgcatcggctcacccaccccgcctagcatgagcccatagctgcccaaatggtcactttggctgctgtgggatccccagtgtttctgttattggggcaggaagaataaattgttattatcttgattatgtgaatcaaggagaatggaactgtacttggccttttgttatgatggaggggtgtgacgcagcagggaggggggagtgctgacctgggaatgtggcaggggagtttcactggggatgggatacTTGAgcgcctgtaacctgagccaggatgGGGAGTGGGAAGTAACACCTCTACcctggaaactggacaaaggctgcaggagagagactGCTGCGGGGGGTTtgttttcagtttggtgctgggtggtggaacacagggaaccccagggctggggtctaagctccctgccccccagaaggacttgactgagagGTCCTGGTTGtccccacaagctctgttttagactgtgttcctattgtccaataaaccttccattttactggctggctgagagtcacagtgaatcccaggaagaggggtgcaggccccggactcccccacactccgttaCAACGggctcgccatcaactaagtagcactcgggACAAGGGtagacaagggacatgggttccaaaactcagtgaattcagagaggttggggacaggtgTTAGTACCTGGTCTTGTGGGCCTTTTgagagggcctgaaacatcaattgcacattcttctttctccactgtgaaatatcagagctaattttgggtctattaggagtctaactacaggtgctgagctgaatttgcTTTGGGGTTATGGTGCATCAGCACTGAGGTTCCCACTACTACAAGATGAactcactaaagagctaaaattactgagcactgtgttaagtagtggggagctTGAAGATATTTATTGCTGGGCAGTGAGTGGAGTAGGACAGCAGGAGCTGCCTGCATGATGGCTGGTGGAGTGGGATGGAGCAGAGTAGAGTGGCTCGCGGGACGGCTGGTAGAGCGGAGTGCAGCGAAGCCCTATGGAGCGGCGGGGCAGTCCGCTTcggatcatgtaaggtgcccgtaacccca encodes:
- the LOC140904496 gene encoding olfactory receptor 14A16-like, with product MSNQTAVTEFLLLGFSDIQELQILHFVVFLLLYLISLLGNLLIITAIALDHHLHTPMYFFLMNLSILDLSSISVTIPKSMASSLTNTRSISYSGCVTQVFFFIFFAETDFVLLTIMAYDRYVAICKPLHYETIMNRRACVQMAASAWITGILYSALHTGITFEISFCGGNVVDQFFCEIPQLLNLACSDLYLIEVGFLIFSSFLGLSCFLFIIVSYVQIFKAVLRIPSKKGEHKAFSTCLPHLTVVSLFFSTAAFAYLKPTSSSTSGLNLIVAVLYSVLPPMMNPIIYSMRNKEIKGALSKQIGWRLFTKNKMSICLLR